The following proteins come from a genomic window of Leishmania major strain Friedlin complete genome, chromosome 3:
- a CDS encoding conserved hypothetical protein (previous protein_id=AAM69013.2), with protein sequence MFLRFDCRFRGCGGCACRSTGACRTAQSITAAFSLFRTSMHRCSSMAPLTQRCCGVSASSAIRSSSWEARTRSFVLFCIVLLLLACHAACAASSTGDEGIEHGHASGKSGAAAHSIGGIAAQSTSKQTGGAASAPMRHTAGTTRAAGLLTCQELYAKRASSSSLPLSGDCVLPRISKELSGDRRDDLLQRASSAEAAARILTWHIGPRTPAHQAPLQSTFPSYFMNVSTAAAATADESRLSSGTVGGVQGELLPDAATAWRVRSYNALCSDEGRATAGSLSSGRHRGTAGVRSGAHGSNVQAGKRGGDASSLPFMKCMRAVVQPIASVVAAVVDVSGFGHYVRCSATEVIANVRVFAWRSGTAWAQVFMRRRVALRIPIGSWSGGAAVAAAAAADEGDTKSGAGGGDGKAKSGMPAHVMLSRMAMSTHGSVSLLRVISFPPVVQLVPSTQSKPAAASFVCSLPAVHEASLLLEEDAMARRREARQAAVAAGVVVFPRGRRQRARTGPPSSPPIPPLWIVSIMKDVVCLAARLLSGVSREDDAAAAAAAAWSRAASISADDGVSRSAAVAAARGFRARVREELGPHQNFGESVLPIALQQMLGSRTMHTHAQLVENEVVVAGEEHETFYMQWEASLPAGKPMCLALVALPPSSPAVEAAAADILLQSSAAADHLPVSLEETCSFDILWLQMLFMAWVVWQLERRVAQSTLVKHLVTGLSGVLLLLLLLLWYVIRRLQGTSFQLAMLAMALLLGGSTAMTDGLLNVVKSIHYIIMSLSEPASGGGRGWAGAEGGGDADDDSSTSAPSVFVVLGSGLLVLVCVGSGILLNWLVPPAVLRATTFWCVRALLWTLWGLCVLRNTEATVVAALLWTLWQARSLARATPRFSSPARRGTSVEFSVNDPLEEVPHDARQARGYVTPLAVSSWAATSGGSNTGYASLRTSGARLKRYEEEGAEYTRCALEKLAAHLRANPGRYATRLLDPNGVQHWAGAASTETDEEAEEVAAA encoded by the coding sequence ATGTTCCTCAGATTTGATTGTAGATTTCGTGGTTGTGGTGGTTGTGCGTGTCGGTCTACCGGGGCGTGTCGTACGGCGCAgtccatcaccgccgcgtTTTCCCTCTTTCGCACGTCGATgcaccggtgcagcagcatggCACCTCTCACACAGCGTTGTTGCGGTGTGTCCGCGTCGTCTGCCATACGGTCGTCGTCCTGGGAGGCGAGAACGAGGTCTTTTGTTCTTTTCTGCATCGTCCTTCTCCTGCTGGCCTGCCACGcagcctgcgccgcgtcgtcgaCGGGCGATGAAGGCATCGAGCACGGGCACGCAAGTGGCAAGagtggcgcggcagcgcacagcatcggcggcatcgccgcacAGAGCACGAGCAAGCAGACCGGCGGAGCTGCCTCAGCACCAATGCGTCACACAGCAGGGACAACACGTGCGGCCGGCCTGCTGACATGCCAGGAGCTGTACGCCAagcgcgcctcgtcctcctcgctgccacTGTCTGGTGACTGCGTGCTCCCCCGCATCAGCAAGGAGCTGAGCGGCGACCGCAGGGATGACCTCCTGCAGCGAGCCTCatcggcggaggcggcggcgcgcatcCTCACCTGGCACATCGGTCCACGCACACCGGCGCACCAAGCCCCGCTGCAGAGCACGTTCCCGAGCTACTTCATGAAcgtcagcaccgctgccgccgccacagctgATGAATCGCGGCTCTCCAGCGGCACCGTTGGGGGTGTGCAaggagagctgctgccggaTGCTGCAACGgcgtggcgcgtgcgcagctaCAACGCCCTGTGCTCGGATGAAGGACGTGCAACGGCtggctctctctcctcaggccggcaccgcggcaccgccggcgtCCGAAGtggagcgcacggcagcaaTGTACAAGCGGGCAAGAGAGGTGGTGACGCGTCATCGTTGCCGTTCATGAAGTGTATGCGTGCCGTCGTGCAGCCCATCGCCAGTGTTGTCGCAGCTGTCGTGGACGTGTCTGGATTCGGGCATTACGTCCGGTGCTCCGCCACGGAGGTCATTGCcaacgtgcgcgtgtttgcgtggcgcagcggcacggcgtgGGCGCAGGTTTTCATGCGCCGACGGGTGGCTCTGCGCATCCCTATTGGATCATGGTCCGGCGGGGCAGcagtagcggcggcggcggcggctgatGAGGGCGACACCAAAAgtggtgccggcggcggcgatggcaaGGCAAAGAGCGGCATGCCTGCTCACGTGATGCTCTCCCGCATGGCGATGTCGACCCACGGCTCGGTCTCGCTCCTGCGCGTGATTTCGTTTCCGCCCGTTGTGCAGCTCGTGCCGAGTACGCAGTCGAAgccggcagccgcgtcgtTTGTGTGCTCGCTACCGGCCGTCCACGAAGCCTCGCTGCTACTCGAGGAAGACGCGatggcgcgacggcgagaagcccggcaggcggcggtagcggcggGAGTGGTGGTGTTTCcaagagggcggcggcagcgtgcacgcacaggtccgccgtcgtcgccgccgatcCCGCCGCTATGGATAGTGTCTATCATGAAGGATGTAGTCTGCCTCGCCGCTCGCTTGCTCTCCGGCGTGAGCCgcgaggacgacgcggcagccgccgcagcggctgcgtggTCGCGTGCGGCATCTATTTCGGCCGATGACGGTGTCTCGAGGTCGGCTGCCGTTGCAGCTGCACGGGGATTCCGGGCTCGTGTACGAGAGGAGCTGGGGCCCCATCAGAACTTTGGTGAGTCCGTTCTCCCGATCGCGCTCCAGCAGATGCTCGGCAGTCGCAcgatgcacacgcacgcgcaacTCGTGGAGAACGAGGTGGTCGTGGCAGGCGAGGAGCACGAGACGTTTTACATGCAGTGGGaagcgtcgctgccggccgGTAAACCGATGTGTCTCGCACTCGTCGCCctgccgccgtcctcgccggccgtggaggcggccgcggcggacaTTCTGCTCCAGtcaagcgccgcagcggatcATCTTCCAGTGTCGTTGGAGGAGACGTGCAGCTTCGACATTCTGTGGCTGCAGATGCTATTCATGGCATGGGTAGTGTGGCAGCTCGAGCGGCGCGTCGCGCAAAGCACTCTCGTGAAGCACCTGGTGACGGGCCTtagcggcgtgctgctgctgctgctgctgctgctctggtACGTGATCCGCCGTTTGCAGGGCACCTCGTTCCAGCTGGCCATGCTTGCCatggcgttgctgctgggtgggtcgacggcgatgacggaCGGTCTTCTGAATGTCGTGAAGAGCATCCACTACATAATCATGTCCCTGTCAGAGCCCGCGTCCGGCGGTGGGCGTGGGTGGGCCGGTGctgagggcggcggcgacgcggatgaCGACTCCTCCACTTCCGCACCGAGCGTCTTCGTGGTTCTCGGTTCTGGCCTTCTtgtgctcgtgtgcgtcGGAAGCGGAATCCTGCTCAACTGGCTCGTCCCGCCCGCTGTTCTGCGCGCCACAACGTTCTGGTGCGTGCGGGCGCTGCTCTGGACACTATGGGggctgtgtgtgctgcgtAACACCGAGGCGACAGTGGTAGCGGCTCTCCTGTGGACACTGTGGCAGGCGCGGTCGCTTGCGCGCGCCACACCGCGCTTCTCATCACCGGCAAGGCGCGGCACGAGTGTTGAGTTTTCGGTCAACGATCCGCTTGAAGAGGTGCCGCACGACGCTCGGCAAGCGCGTGGGTACGTGACACCGCTGGCGGTCTCCTCGTGGGCCGCCACCTCGGGCGGAAGCAACACAGGGTACGCCAGTCTGCGCACCTCGGGGGCCCGACTGAAGCGCtatgaggaggagggtgcggAGTACACTCGGTGcgcgctggagaagctggcagcgcacctgcgcgccAATCCTGGTCGCTACGCAACGCGACTTCTCGACCCGAATGGCGTGCAGCATTGGGCTGGCGCCGCGAGCACAGAGACGGACGAAGAGGCGgaagaggtggcggcggcatgA